In one window of Gemmatimonadota bacterium DNA:
- a CDS encoding amidohydrolase family protein — translation MTLTMTPTMTGTESTTRRAGRPRLYRIASGAMALALASAAPLLLTPTRAAAQVLTPTAPQTQPVVLRGATIHTVTKGVIQNGTIVMEAGKITAIGGPEIAVPRGAKVVDLTGKHIYPGLVDAYSTVGITEIGSVEVSNDITELGDFNPNVRAEVAVNAESRHIGTTRSAGVLVAFSTPEGGVISGLSSAMSLEGWTWEEMSMKGAAALNVAWPDPNARPRRFGGGGPPGGFGGRPQPAPKTYAEQVQAIKDYFAEARAYRDAVAAGQTVTTNTRYAAMIPALNREIPVVVAAEGVAQINDAITWAKEEGVRLVIRGGRDAIHVAERLKAENVPVILTSTMAAPDRNSEGYDGRYNAPAQLFAAGVRFAIAGGSGGLYSYRLPWEAGVAVAFGLPEEEALKAVTINAAEFMGIADKVGSLEVGKQATLLITTGTPLDMTSNVEQSYIQGREIDMNDIHKQFFKKYLEKIRQQMGRIAM, via the coding sequence ATGACCCTCACCATGACACCGACCATGACCGGGACCGAGAGCACGACGCGCCGCGCAGGGCGGCCACGGCTGTACCGCATCGCGTCCGGCGCGATGGCGCTCGCACTCGCCAGTGCCGCCCCGCTCCTGTTGACCCCGACGCGCGCGGCGGCACAGGTCCTCACGCCGACGGCGCCCCAGACGCAGCCGGTGGTGCTGCGCGGGGCCACCATCCATACCGTCACCAAAGGTGTGATCCAGAACGGCACGATCGTGATGGAGGCGGGCAAGATCACCGCGATCGGCGGCCCGGAGATCGCGGTGCCGCGTGGGGCGAAGGTGGTGGACCTGACCGGGAAGCACATCTACCCGGGACTCGTCGACGCCTACAGCACCGTCGGCATCACGGAGATCGGATCGGTCGAGGTCTCCAACGACATCACCGAGCTCGGCGACTTCAACCCGAACGTACGGGCCGAGGTCGCGGTGAACGCCGAGAGCCGGCACATCGGGACCACGCGTTCCGCCGGGGTGCTCGTCGCGTTCAGCACGCCGGAGGGTGGCGTGATCTCGGGGCTCTCGTCCGCGATGTCCCTCGAGGGATGGACGTGGGAGGAGATGTCGATGAAGGGCGCCGCGGCGCTCAACGTGGCGTGGCCCGACCCGAACGCGCGGCCGCGTCGGTTCGGCGGCGGTGGCCCCCCGGGCGGTTTCGGTGGGCGTCCGCAGCCCGCGCCCAAGACCTACGCCGAGCAGGTGCAGGCGATCAAGGACTACTTCGCCGAGGCGCGCGCGTATCGCGACGCCGTGGCGGCGGGGCAGACGGTGACGACCAACACGCGCTACGCCGCGATGATCCCGGCGCTCAACCGCGAGATCCCCGTGGTGGTGGCCGCCGAGGGCGTCGCGCAGATCAACGACGCGATCACCTGGGCGAAGGAGGAGGGCGTGCGCCTCGTCATCCGCGGCGGACGCGACGCCATCCACGTGGCCGAGCGCCTGAAGGCGGAGAACGTGCCGGTCATCCTCACGTCCACGATGGCCGCGCCGGACCGCAACTCCGAGGGGTATGACGGGCGGTACAACGCTCCCGCGCAGCTCTTCGCCGCCGGAGTCCGATTCGCCATCGCCGGTGGCTCGGGCGGCCTCTACAGCTATCGCCTGCCGTGGGAGGCCGGGGTAGCGGTCGCCTTCGGCCTGCCCGAGGAGGAGGCCCTGAAGGCGGTCACGATCAACGCCGCCGAGTTCATGGGCATCGCCGACAAGGTGGGCTCGCTCGAGGTGGGGAAGCAGGCCACGCTCCTCATCACCACCGGCACGCCGCTGGACATGACCTCGAACGTCGAGCAGTCGTACATCCAGGGACGCGAGATCGACATGAACGACATCCACAAGCAGTTCTTCAAGAAGTATCTCGAGAAGATCCGGCAGCAGATGGGGCGGATCGCGATGTGA
- a CDS encoding glycosyl hydrolase — protein sequence MTKTALLRSGAALVAGALLPLAAAQAQRARPAAPTAAPPAAPAYDPSLYVSGTATAPLFKSLRWRNVGPDRGGRVDAVVGDLAKPFLFYMGSVNGGVWRTTTGGQTWQNITDGKTDISSVGAITVAPSDPNVIYVGTGESQLREDLTFGTGMYRSTDAGQSWQHLGLVDAQQITDIIVDPRDADRVYVSAIGHAFGPNRERGVFRTLDGGRTWKQVLFVDDSTGAQDLAIDPANPRILYASFYKFQRTPWSMLAGGGRSGLWKTTDGGETWTEISRNPGIPRTPLGKIGIDVSRANPRRLYASIEAPDSTGGFFRSDDAGATWERMNDDARIWVRNWYYSTVTADPKDENTVYVMNLSVLKSIDGGRTFTEIDAPHGDMHILWVDPNDPRRMILGNDGGATVSFDGGVTWSSQHNQPTAQFYHVNTDDQFPYRIYGAQQDNSAISIASRSDYGAIGERDYFSVAGCENATIAIDPRDPNITYGGCYLGQFSRYDHRARQERDISVTEINWDGYAAKDVRERFQWTFPVLVSKHDPRTLYVTSQHVWRSRTEGASWERISGDLTANDPATLGRTGGPIHGEMTGAEWYGTIYAFAESPVQKGVLWAGSDDGRVHVSRDEGATWQDVTPPGYGRFTRTAHIDASPHDAGTVYVAANRYQQDDFAPYLWKSSDYGRTWTRIVTGIPRTAYTRVVREDPRRRGLLYAGTEYGVWVSLDDGATWQPLQLNLPRVSVRDLRVQGNDLIAATHGRAFWVIDDLSPLRQLADSVRSRPAHLFQPATAVLFGAGGGGSFTGANPPSGVIVDWHLRDLPAAKARLEFTDAQGTVLRRFASADSAVHADSLSFAPADSIVPLRRGTNRFVWNLRSTAAPRLPNTVIDYGTLRGPSVPPGEYGVRLIIGADTLARRFTVVADPRVTSTQADLVAQYAAARRTIDRLQSVVDHVKRAEDLQAQLTDRAKRAADPAVVTMLTDSANAVRRKIEAVRAELYEVGCHVDQCTLDMPTKLYNKYITLNMQLQSGAYAPTKQHGEIYQTLTTQLDAQLKELERIESDELARFNALLEQHGLPAVHVPARKPIA from the coding sequence ATGACGAAGACTGCCCTGCTCCGTTCCGGCGCCGCGCTCGTCGCGGGCGCCCTCCTGCCGCTCGCCGCCGCGCAGGCTCAGCGCGCCCGCCCCGCCGCACCGACCGCCGCGCCGCCAGCCGCTCCCGCGTACGACCCCAGCCTCTACGTCTCGGGCACCGCCACCGCCCCGCTCTTCAAGTCGCTGCGCTGGCGCAACGTGGGACCCGATCGCGGCGGACGCGTCGACGCCGTCGTCGGCGACCTCGCCAAGCCCTTCCTCTTCTACATGGGCTCGGTGAACGGCGGCGTCTGGCGGACCACCACCGGCGGCCAGACCTGGCAGAACATCACCGACGGCAAGACCGACATCTCCTCGGTCGGCGCGATCACCGTCGCCCCGAGCGACCCGAACGTCATCTACGTCGGGACCGGCGAGTCGCAGCTGCGCGAGGACCTCACCTTCGGCACCGGGATGTACCGCTCCACCGATGCCGGCCAGAGCTGGCAGCACCTCGGCCTCGTGGATGCGCAGCAGATCACCGACATCATCGTCGACCCGCGCGATGCCGACCGCGTCTACGTCTCCGCCATCGGCCACGCCTTCGGCCCCAACCGGGAGCGCGGCGTCTTCCGCACGCTCGACGGCGGACGGACGTGGAAGCAGGTCCTCTTCGTCGACGACTCGACCGGCGCGCAGGACCTCGCGATCGATCCGGCCAATCCCCGGATCCTGTACGCCTCGTTCTACAAGTTCCAGCGCACGCCCTGGTCGATGCTCGCCGGCGGCGGCCGGAGCGGCCTCTGGAAGACGACCGATGGCGGCGAGACCTGGACCGAGATCTCCCGGAACCCGGGGATCCCGCGCACGCCGCTCGGCAAGATCGGCATCGACGTCTCCCGCGCGAACCCGCGCCGCCTCTACGCGAGCATCGAGGCCCCCGACTCCACCGGCGGCTTCTTCCGCTCCGACGACGCCGGGGCGACCTGGGAGCGCATGAACGACGATGCGCGCATCTGGGTCCGCAACTGGTACTACTCCACCGTCACCGCCGACCCGAAGGACGAGAACACGGTCTACGTGATGAACCTCTCCGTCCTCAAGTCGATCGACGGCGGCCGGACGTTCACCGAGATCGACGCGCCGCATGGCGACATGCACATCCTCTGGGTCGACCCCAATGACCCGCGGCGCATGATCCTCGGCAATGATGGCGGCGCGACGGTGAGCTTCGACGGCGGCGTCACCTGGTCGAGCCAGCACAACCAGCCCACCGCGCAGTTCTATCACGTCAACACCGACGACCAGTTCCCCTATCGCATCTACGGGGCCCAGCAGGACAACTCGGCGATCTCCATCGCCTCGCGCAGCGACTACGGCGCGATCGGCGAACGCGACTACTTCTCCGTCGCCGGCTGCGAGAACGCGACGATCGCCATCGACCCGCGCGACCCGAACATCACGTACGGCGGGTGCTACCTCGGCCAGTTCTCCCGCTACGACCATCGGGCGCGGCAGGAGCGCGACATCTCCGTCACCGAGATCAACTGGGACGGCTACGCCGCGAAGGACGTGCGCGAACGCTTCCAGTGGACCTTCCCCGTGCTCGTCTCGAAGCACGATCCGCGCACGCTCTACGTGACCTCACAGCACGTCTGGCGCTCGCGCACCGAGGGCGCGAGCTGGGAGCGCATCAGCGGCGACCTCACGGCCAACGACCCCGCCACGCTCGGGCGCACCGGCGGCCCCATCCACGGCGAGATGACCGGCGCCGAGTGGTACGGGACGATCTACGCCTTCGCCGAATCGCCCGTGCAGAAGGGCGTCCTCTGGGCCGGCTCCGACGACGGGCGCGTGCACGTCTCGCGCGACGAGGGCGCCACCTGGCAGGACGTCACGCCCCCGGGGTACGGCCGCTTCACGCGGACCGCGCACATCGATGCGTCGCCGCACGACGCGGGAACGGTCTACGTCGCGGCCAACCGCTACCAGCAGGACGACTTCGCCCCGTACCTCTGGAAGAGCAGCGACTACGGGCGTACCTGGACGCGGATCGTCACCGGCATCCCGCGCACCGCCTACACGCGTGTCGTGCGCGAGGACCCTCGGCGCCGAGGACTGCTCTATGCCGGGACCGAGTACGGCGTGTGGGTCTCGCTGGATGACGGCGCGACCTGGCAGCCGCTCCAGCTCAACCTCCCGCGCGTGAGCGTGCGCGACCTGCGCGTGCAGGGGAACGACCTCATCGCCGCGACCCATGGACGCGCCTTCTGGGTGATCGACGACCTCTCGCCGCTGCGTCAGCTCGCCGACAGCGTGCGCTCGCGGCCGGCGCATCTCTTCCAGCCCGCCACTGCCGTGCTCTTCGGTGCGGGCGGCGGCGGGAGCTTCACCGGGGCCAACCCGCCATCGGGTGTCATCGTCGACTGGCACCTCCGCGACCTCCCCGCCGCGAAGGCGCGCCTCGAGTTCACCGACGCGCAGGGCACCGTGCTGCGCCGCTTCGCCAGCGCGGACTCGGCGGTGCACGCCGACAGCCTCTCCTTCGCGCCCGCCGACTCCATCGTCCCGCTGCGGCGGGGCACGAACCGCTTCGTCTGGAACCTGCGCTCCACCGCGGCCCCGCGCCTGCCGAACACCGTGATCGACTACGGCACCCTGCGCGGTCCGTCCGTTCCCCCCGGCGAGTACGGCGTGCGGTTGATCATCGGCGCAGACACGCTCGCGCGCCGCTTCACCGTCGTCGCCGATCCGCGCGTGACTTCGACGCAGGCCGACCTCGTGGCACAGTACGCCGCGGCCCGCCGCACGATCGACCGCCTCCAGTCGGTGGTGGACCACGTGAAGCGCGCCGAGGACCTGCAGGCGCAGCTCACCGACCGGGCCAAGCGGGCGGCGGATCCGGCCGTGGTCACGATGCTCACCGACTCGGCCAACGCGGTCCGCAGGAAGATCGAGGCGGTGCGCGCCGAACTCTACGAGGTCGGGTGCCACGTCGACCAGTGCACGCTCGACATGCCGACCAAGCTGTACAACAAGTACATCACGCTCAACATGCAGCTGCAGTCGGGGGCGTACGCGCCCACGAAGCAGCACGGGGAGATCTACCAGACGCTCACGACGCAGCTCGATGCGCAGCTGAAGGAGCTCGAGCGGATCGAGAGCGACGAACTGGCGCGCTTCAACGCGTTGCTGGAGCAGCACGGATTGCCTGCGGTGCACGTGCCGGCGCGGAAGCCGATCGCATGA
- a CDS encoding site-2 protease family protein: MTAPPPFTARRCATCGTELAASALACPACQTLVHADRLRSVAATAEAAERAGKLREARGAWEEALSLLPATTQQHAVITARLEALVARIADADPHLGGEPPPPQGPWYKRWAGGVGAVAVLLLTKGKFLLLGLTKLPTLISMFGFFGVYWAAFGWPLALGLVVSIYIHEMGHVAALLRLGIKPSAPMFVPGLGAFVAYSKRVSDPREDAYVGLAGPIWGAGAGVAAFAAAKWTGSATWMAIAELTGFINLFNLIPFFGLDGSHGIKVLNRAQRLAVVAAFAVAWQVSGVQLILLPLAVTIWRAFARETGRGDARTLANFLGLIAVLTWLAALETV, encoded by the coding sequence ATGACCGCTCCCCCGCCGTTCACCGCCCGTCGCTGCGCGACGTGCGGGACCGAGCTCGCCGCGAGCGCGCTCGCCTGCCCGGCCTGCCAGACACTCGTCCACGCCGACCGGTTGCGCTCAGTCGCCGCGACGGCAGAGGCGGCGGAGCGCGCCGGGAAGCTGCGTGAGGCGCGCGGCGCGTGGGAGGAGGCGCTGTCCCTCCTGCCGGCCACCACGCAGCAGCATGCGGTGATCACGGCAAGGCTCGAAGCGCTCGTCGCCCGCATCGCCGACGCCGATCCGCACCTCGGCGGCGAACCACCACCGCCGCAGGGGCCCTGGTACAAGCGCTGGGCGGGCGGCGTGGGCGCGGTGGCCGTGCTGCTACTCACCAAGGGGAAGTTCCTGCTGCTCGGGCTCACGAAGCTCCCGACACTCATCTCGATGTTCGGGTTCTTCGGCGTGTACTGGGCGGCGTTCGGCTGGCCGCTCGCGCTGGGACTCGTGGTGAGCATCTACATCCACGAGATGGGGCACGTCGCCGCGCTGCTGCGCCTGGGCATCAAGCCGAGCGCGCCGATGTTCGTGCCGGGGCTCGGGGCGTTCGTCGCGTACTCCAAGCGCGTCTCCGATCCGCGCGAGGATGCCTATGTCGGCCTCGCCGGCCCCATCTGGGGTGCGGGCGCGGGCGTGGCCGCCTTCGCTGCGGCCAAGTGGACGGGCAGCGCGACCTGGATGGCGATCGCCGAGCTGACGGGGTTCATCAACCTCTTCAACCTCATCCCCTTCTTCGGGCTCGACGGCTCGCACGGTATCAAGGTGCTCAATCGCGCGCAACGGCTCGCCGTCGTCGCGGCCTTCGCGGTGGCGTGGCAGGTGTCGGGGGTGCAGCTCATCCTGCTGCCGCTCGCGGTCACCATCTGGCGCGCGTTCGCACGCGAGACGGGCCGTGGTGATGCGCGTACGCTGGCGAACTTCCTCGGGCTGATCGCGGTCCTGACCTGGCTGGCCGCGCTCGAGACGGTCTAG